The window ccccccacacccatttcacagatggggaagctGAAGCCCAGCATCAGGTTATGATGCCTCAGGATTGGAGCAGACCCCCATCCTGGAGAGGTCCTCATTCGGGCCTCAAACAGACGTTTGCTCAGTGCTGGTGCCGGGTCTTGATGCTCTGCACAGAGCAGGCCTTGGGGGTGGGGAGCCGGCTCTCCTAGAGGCCTGCCAGGGCCTCCCTCGCCGGGTGACCGTGACGCTCCCCGGCTCTAGGGTTAAAGGTCTGCTTTTCCTTCCCTAGCTGACAGGAATCCCCTGGAGTCCTTGCTGGGGACCGTGGAGCACCAGTTTGGCGCTCAGGGGGTAAGTGCGGGGGACGCTGCCCTGGGAGGCCCCAGGGACCTCGAGCTCTTTATGAAGCGGAGAGAGGAGAtgcttttgtttccctttttctggGGGTTCACAAGTAGGGCacgaaggaggaggagggaggataCTGGGGACGTTTGGAGTTGTGGGCCTTTGCCTCTCGAGGATGGGCCCAGCCCCCGTCTAGGCCGTCTTCCTTTTTGTTAAAGAATTGCTATGAGAAAACAGGCCCAAGATGGAGCGGGATTTTGCAGGTTTATTTCCTGGTTGTGGAAGGAGGAAGCCGTCAGACTCGGGAGGCGGGGGGTGGACGCCCACTGACTCGTCCCTGTGGTTCGTGAGGGGCGCCAGAAGACCCCAGACCTTCCCCACATGGCTTCGGTCTCGGGGAGCAGGTGGCGGAGGGCATCATGCTCTCCTGGATCCTTTTGCAGGACCTCACCACGGAGTGCGCCACGGCCAACAACCCCACGGCCATCACACCAGAGGAGTATTTCAATGAAGAATTTGACTTGAAGGACCGGGACATAGGGCGGCCCAAGGAGCTGACGATCAGAACCCAGAAGTAAGATTCCCGCCCCGGCCGAGGGCCCGGAGGGCTCGCTCCCTGAGTTCTAGGGGCTGCCCTCTCTCGTCCTTGAGTCTTAGTCACGTGTCGGGGCTGACTCCCTCACCCACGACAGCCCCGACTCCTTCCCGTGCCAGCCCGTAACTGAGGTGGGTGAGCTGCGGGCTCCTTGGGCGAGCTGCGGGCTCCTTGGGCGAGCTGCGGGCTCCTTGGGCAAGCTGCGGGCTCTTTGGGTGAGCTGCGGGCTCCTTGGCCATGGCCTTCCTCCTGCCCTTGGAAGGTGCCTCTCTCTGCTCCCTGATAGTTCTGGGGGCCTCGGCCCCTCCACGCGGGGCTCACCTTCCCCTGGTCCCTGAAATGGAGGTGTGGCCTTGACCTTGGGTCTGGGATTGGGGGATTGGAGGCCGCCTCCTTCCCCAGTGTGGAGATGCCTTGCATAtagcaggtgctcaataaatgtagGAATGAAGAAATTTGTATTAAGTTCCCCCTTGTGCTGGGAGGGCTGGGGATGCCAACTGAGCAGGGAGAGAGCCCCTCACTGCAGGTGGCCCAGACAGGTGGGGGGCCCCATGGGccatggtgggggtgggggcctCATGGGCCGTGGTGAAGGGCCTAAAGCTGCCTCTGTTGACTTCGCAGGTTTAAAGCCATGCTCTGGATGTGTGAAGAGTTCCCCTTGTCTCTGGTGGAACAGGTCATTCCTATTATTGACCTCATGGCCAGAACCAGTGCCCATTTTGCTAGACTGAGAGATTTTATCACTCTTGAGTTCCCACCAGGATTTCCTGTCAAAATTGGTACGTCCTCCTTTCTGGCTGGGATTTCCCATTCCCTTTCTGTAAAGCCAATCAGCAGGCAGGCGATTGCTAGGGAGCCGCGGGTGGGAAGCCAGAGGGTTCTGGGACCCTCCCTCGGGCTGGCCGCGGAGGTGCTCATGTTGGTAGGCCGTGGGTGCCCTGAGCGGAGGAGCTGGTCTGCCTCGCTCCGGACCCCGATCCAAGTCTCTGCTGTGGGACAGGCCGAGTGACTCGCATAGCAGCTTCTTCATTACTTCCTGGCACGAGCAGAGTAGCCCTTCAGGAAGACCCGTGGGCCGATGGGGGGCTGATTCCCAGCTGGCTGACCTGGATTTGTTATTTTCAGTCCTTTTCATTTACTCTCTGGTTCTGGGAtcctaaatatatttatatctagagTGAGTCTTATGTGGGACTGAAGGTCATTTGTTGGAGAAAACAAACCACTTAGGCCCAAAGATGATTACTTTATATTATCGGACTGATTCTTTGATTGTTTTAACATAAACCTTGTTAAATTCAAACCTTCCCATGTGATGTTCCCTATTGAAGGGGGCCGAGTTCCCAGGGAGAGCTTCTGGTTTAGGTTTGTTACATTTGGATGCAGTTTGGGTCCGGGTTTGTGGAGTTGGAAGATCCAGCTCTACCAGTTTGTCCTAGGACACCCTTAATCTGTCAGAGTCTGGGGGACCCCGCTCTGGAGGCAGTGGGAGGTTGTTGGGGCCTGAGGCCTTGGCATTTGACATAGGTCTGTTCCATGAAAGgttatttaaaaagtgaatctAAACCACGATCACTCAGTGAGGAGACATAGACATCGTGTATTctaatgaaaattgtttttttcttagaaattccACTGTTTCACGTCTTGAATGCCCGGATCACCTTTGGAAATGTCAACGGCTGCAGCACGGCTGAAGAGCCTGTCGCCAGCATGGACGGGGGACACACTGACCCAGGTGAGCCCAGCCCACAGGGCCGGAGATCCAGGACTGTGCAGCCGCCGAGGGCCGGGCCACAATCCAGATTCAGGTCTTTTTGGCTTCTGGGCCAGGCCCTCTGACTCTGCTGTGATGCCTTGAAACAGTAGTGAAAATGGTGGAggactccttttctttttttcatgaatgTGCTATTGCTAACAGGTCCATTTGAAATTAAGTTAAGATTTCAGCTCTGTCATGTTCCAGAATGTGGATGAATTcttaaattgcagagaaaagTCGTGTGAGCTGGATCACACACGGCAGCCGGCTGCAGCCTTCCCTCCCAGCCTTATTTCCCACTAGTCCCTTCACGAACTGCTCCCTTGCTGCTGTCTCCCACCTCCATGCATTAGCTCAAGAGAGCACTCCCTCCAGTTCTCCCTGTCGAGATCGGCTCTTCCTCCGGGAGCAGTCTTCCCTCCAGGCCCTCCTTAGTCTTTTCTGGTCCTCCCTCTCCCCAGTGTCTCCTTCCTCAGGCTTTCTGGATCCTTCCTCTGCCCCTCATGTATTCCACTTCTGTGTAGACCCAAGAAATCCTTGTTTAGTGGATTGGCAGCTCTCTGAGGGGTGGGGCAGgttgttcttttcccttccccgTATCTACCACGCCGACATGCGGCCTGCGCCGTCTAGCAGGATGCTTGTACCCACTAGTGTTCTTGGGCCCTGGTCACGTTGGCCGAGTCACAGTTCCATCTGCCTTGGTCTTAAAAACAAACCACTGGAAATGTTAGGATTGGGACTCGGGCCGTGGGCCGCTCTGAGCTCCTGGCACAGGCATTTCCAGCTGGGGTGAGGGGGGTCCGAGTCACCTGTGATGCCCCCAGTTCTGCCTGCCATCACAGTGTTGTCCCCACAGCTTCTGGGGGCCACATGCTCATAGGGCAGCGTGGCCAGGGGCGGGCTGGGAcgtgggaagacctgaattactTGTGACTCCCCCCCAGCTCAGCCCGCTGTCCCCGCAGCACCTGGAGACCCCATGCTCACAGAGCAGCACTTTGTCCCTCCGCTGCCCCTGAGCCGCCTGCTCCCACTGCTCAGCGCCCCGCGCTTTCTCTTGTGTTGCAGCATCACTGCTCTCCCACTTTGAGGTCGATCAGTCTGTGTTCGAGGTCCCCGAATCTTATCATGTGCAAGACAACGGCAGGAACATGCACTTGCAGGATGAAGACTATGAGATCATGCAGTTCGCCATTCAGCAGAGCTTGCTGGAGTCCAGCCGGAGTCAGGTGGGTGAGCGGGGGCCCGGCCTCTGGGTGGGGACAGCCCGCAGGGATATGCGTCCAGCCTCGGCGCTGCCCTTGCTGCCCCTCGGGGCCTGGGGCTGACCTGCGGTGTGCTGGGGTCACTTGTCAAGGATGTTGAAGGGGGTCTCAGTGGGTGTCTCTGGGCCCTCTCAGACTCCGCTCCAAGCTCATGACTGTCCAGGCGCCCCACCCTGCTTTATCCGCCCTCCCGGTCCCCAGGCCGGCAGCCGTTCAGCCGGTGGATGGCCACATCTCTGCCTTCACAGCATCCCTTGTGCTCCCCTCTCCTCTCACCCAGACCACTTGGATGGAACCTGCGGGGGGAGACCACCTCACTGCCTCCTGTTTTCTCCCAGGGTCCTGAGGAGAACCACAGTGGCCCCTGTGGTGCCTCAGGCAGCACTTAGCACTTGTTGCATCTTCTCACCTGGCCCCCTCCTTTGCCTCTGAGCTTTCTTCTACCTTTTTACCCCGAGCTAGGCTGGTAGCATCTCCCCCTTGGGATAACCTTACACGGTCCCTCTCTGCTTGTGCATGGGCTGTGTCCCCCCCCAGGGTGTCCATTCTTTGGCAGCAGGCACCATATCCTtggcacttaacacagtacctagcatatagtcggtgtttaataagtgcttattgactgattaaccccaggtttttctgactgaCTTCATCACTAGCCTGTGGCTGATTCCTCAGttacttttttctccttgttcATCTGTTAAGCTTATAAATGCTTTTactagggtgtgtgtgtgtgtgtgtgtgtgtgtgtgtaaaatattgTGATcctggtgtaaaaaaaaaaaatgggggaaactCAGTCTTAGAGATCAGTCCTTTATTGTGATCAATCAATAAGTGGTGAAACTGGTGGGGTTTTTGTCGGCTGGATTTAATTTTGGTTCAGATGAAGCTCTTCCCCCATTGCTTAAAAATCCACCTAATCTTGTTCCCGCCTAGAATGAGACCGTCTCCCTAAATGGGAGTAGCGTGAGCTTGGTAGTCATCAGTGCTTCTCAGATCTGTCCGGAGCAATGCCCCGATCTACTTTGTAGTGTGTATTTATATGGTGATCTCTCACTTTGTAATAACCCTTCCACAAAGGGATGGAAGGTTTATTCCGGGCAGGATGTGTTCTTGGGAAGCCATGCTGGCTCTCGGTCACCTTCTTATTGCTTAAACAACCATTATAAAATTTTCCCAGGCATCAAAGTCGGGAGTATCGTCCCATTATGTGCAGATGCTGTTGTCTTCCCCCAGCCTCTCCCTTAGTTCCTTCCCGTTTCTCCTGCTCTGGATGTCCCAGTTTACCTGCCATCTCTGCTACTAccttgtaagctccttgagggcagggttcATCACCTGTATCCCCGgcacccagcacagtgcctggtgtaACACAGTAGGTGTCCCAcagatgtttattgattaatttagtGGATGTTGAAACGTTTTTCCCTCTCTGGTCCTATGGTATCTCTGTTGCTCTCCACAGCCTTTTTAGTATGTGACTGGCTCAGCAATTCACATCCGGTAGCTCACTTGGTACTCAGTGATATAATTCATCTGGGTCAGATGATCTCCATCCGTCAAGTTAATAAACCTTAAGTTCCTGATCTGTGCCAACTTCTGGCTGCATAAAGAACCACCCCAGAGAGTTTCTGCCGCCGAGGAGCTCAAAGTCCAGAGTACAAACGGCTGTATAAATGATACATCTACAGGGCAAATTCCCAACAGTCGTAAAGGAGGATTTCCAGGGAAGCAGggaggtagagataaggaaggcGAGCGGTCCAGACCCAGCAGGCCAGAAGAAGAGGCCAGAGAGTGTCTGGCAAAGTCCGAATGCTTCAAAAGACCTCTAGGAGCCACGTGGGGTTTTAGATCTATTCTTGGAGGTAACAGGGCCATGAAAAGAAGTGCACTTTAGAGAAATCAGGTTGACAGATGAGTGGAAAATGGAGAGTTTTCGGTGTTAGTAAGTGGACTCTTTTTGTGGTGAAGGGCttgtccatatttgtcatattcaaaagatttttttctttgtaggaaGAAAATTGTTTATTAAGCCCTGAAATCCAATACAAGGGAGGGCTGTCTTATGttgtttttgggttttctttcccATGTAATTTGGATTGTCTGAAGTACAGAAAGTTGAAgttgaaggcttttccacattatATGAATAtgttcataaggtttctctctagTAAATAGTCCATTGTGTTCATTAAGGGCAGGACTGTGAATGAAGTATTTCCCACCTTTATCAGACTTAGAAAATATCTTTCTCATACTTGCGTCTGTTTGCACTCTGAAGCATTTTCTTAGAGGAGCACACCGATGGGGGCTCTTGTTGCTGAAAAAGTACTGGTGCTAGCCTTAGGCTTAGTGACGGTTTTCTTGGGGGGATTCCCACCCGCCTGGCATGTTCCTTCTCATTGTTGCTTCCCTGGCCTGGCAGAATGTTGCCAGGCACCCGAGGTGCTTCCTCTAGCTTCAGATGAGAGGTCCGGCCTAGTCTTTGCTTATATTGGGGATTCACACTCCCACCTCTTTCTGGCAGGACTCATGGTAACCCGACGTAAAATCCTCTCACAAAGTCTGAAGTTGGAGCCAAGATCAGTGAAAGGCTCCAGCCAGGGAAGGGGAACAGGccctccattttcttttgcttgtgAATAAAGGCGGTTCTTGGTGCATtgcaaaggtttttgtttttctgatgaaaagcAGATAAATGAACCTGCTGAGACCAAGTTTCTCTTGGAAGAAAGCTCGAGGAGGATGGTTATTTGAAGAGTCTGTGTGCGAAAGTCCCTGGGTCACACGGGGGTTGCTATTTTCATGGCTGATTTCACACAAGACATAGGAAGTGTCAATGCTTGCGGGGCCAGACTTTGCTGCAAGTCGTGGAGGGGAGGGCCTTGTGGCAgcaggggggtgggggtggttcCAGGCCCTCTGTTTTCTGGGAGCCATTTAAGCCAACTTCACTCTCGGGGGTCTGTAGGGGCCCGCTGCTGCTGCCACTCCCCTGACTTCCCAAGTCCCTGCACTCTCAGGAACTTCGGGTGTGGGTCCCTGACCAGATGTGAGGGAACAAAGCTGCGTCCCCTGTGAACATGTGTCCTCCTAGGCCAGGGAAATCGCTACCGCAGGCTGCTGGTTTCTCAAGGAATAAAACCTTTGGTCCCTGAATCTGTTTCTGCTTAAGTGGCTGTTGTGTTAAGTTCACagtaaaaaagaagtgaagaaaaatgCTCTGGCTTTTCTCAAACATTTGCATGAGAACATAGTTGACCCTGGCAGGCTCCCCAGGTGAAGAACGCGGAGAAAGCCGGCCTGGAGGCCGAGCCCAGCCGGGTCCTGAGAAGCCACTGCCTTTTCctgctcctcccctccctcctcaccttccttgctctccctctcctcctctcccctgctCAGTCATCCCTCTCGCTCCAGTTCTAACTAGCTTTAATCATTAGTGAGTTTTCTCATTGGGCCAAAGCTGGCTGCTTGGCAGTTTCCACCCACAGTTCCCAGTTCTGCTCGCTGGGGCCAACTAGAACCAACCTGACGTTCCTCCCCCTTTGAGATCCTCGGGATCCACAGAATTCTCCATTTTTAACCACTCTTAGTGAAGACGTTTGAGGGGAGACCTCGGGACAGCTTGACACGACCCCCCGCCACGCTGCTCCCACCAAGCCTCCGTCTTCGTGGGATGGCAGCCAGTTCAGCTCCTCAACACTAAAGGGCGTCAGCCTTGGGATACGGCGCCCGCTCAGTTGTGCCGCCTCCATACGTGTACTGATGattctctctagttcttcttgacAGAGACTGGAAGAGTGCCGCGGGTTTCCTCGTTCCGAGAGGCGGTGGCTGATGCCTTTGTTTTGTCTTCCCAGGATGTCTCGGGGCTGCCTTCAAATGGGGGACTCACTGGTCCACAAGTCTATGACTCGCAGTATGAAAGGTAATGTCTCTGGACTGACTCCCCCAAGGATGGAGCATAAGGTCAACTGGTTTTTAAttagccttttctttttaaagaaatacttgGAAATGAGGCGCCCCCTATGGTCCGAATCGGTTtgtaaaattgtatttttgttggTATCTTTTGTGTTTATATCACCTTCACCTCCCCACCTCTACCCAGCGAATCTTCACCTCATAAcagatcagagaagaaaaagactaaGCAAAGCTCAGCCAGATCCACTGCACAAGCACTCTGACAGCGTGTGCACCATTCTGGGCCCGTAGacccccacctctgcaaaggagCACGAGTAGCTCCACTCTTAGGGGCCCACCGGGGTCATGCTGTTGGCCCAGCAGTCAGTGGGGGGCTCGTTCTTTCCGGTTCAATTGTTGCCATTACAGatcttgttttcttgattctcttttcctcattcccTTGGTTTCTTTCTGTTCTCCTGCGAATTTTTTCTTTTCGGTTTTCTTATGACTCCGTAATGTTCTGTTGACTGTTTAGCCTTTCCCCAGTTACCACAAAGGAGTTTTCTGATGGATTTTTTGGGGGTAATTCTCACTTCTTTGTCCCCAAGTTTATAAGGACAGGGCGCTTTGCTTTTGCACCTATGTGCGTCTCCGTGGGGCCTCCTCACAGGCCACGTTTGGGCCCCATCGACATCATTATGGCCACGGCCCTCTGACCAGTCAGCTGGAGATGTGTCTGGGTCCTGCCTCGTCCCGCCtgccccttcctccttccattgGCCTGCCTTGGGACGGCATGTTCATGGCAGCCGGCCGCCTGTGGCCCACTCCCTCTCTGGGGCTTTTTCACCATCCCTTGAGTCACCTGAACCTCGGAAGCTTCTGTGATCCCCATGAATCATGGCCTTAAGGCTTCAGGAGAGACTGACGGGTTCTCTGGGGGAAAGCTTGCACCCTGGGATCTGGCCTGGGCCCCTGGAGGAGCTCTTGTCTTGATGGATGTGGGGGGAGAGGGTTGGAAGGAGAAGGGGCTGGCCTAGACTGAGAAGGGTGTTTGTCTTTTCTAGGGCTATTCAGGAGAGTCTGCTCACTAGCTCCAACGGTCTCCGGCCCGGCGCTCTGGAGGAGGCCCGGAACTTTGACACAGACCTGCAGCTGGCCATGGAACTGTCTGCTAAGGAGCTGGAGGAGCAGGAGCTGCGGCTCCAGGAGGAGGAGGCCCAGCTGCAGGAGGTCTTACGGCTGTCTCTCACTGAGAAGTAGGGCCCGTGTTCCGTGGCCTGCGCCTGGGCCCGACTCCCTGGGAAGCCGGCCTCCTCCTCGCCGGTGGGCCCTTTGGGTGGTCCGAGGGGGTAGCGGGGCAGAGCCGCCTCCTGTCCGGGCCGTGCAGCCCGAGCCCCCGGGGCTGGTGCTGACTCGCGGTTCACCTCCGCCAAGACTGAACCTAATCCAAAACTCCACCAGGTTTGTGGGCTCCTATTTATCCAGTAACGATGGAACATCCTCCTGCGGTCGAGgtgcttttgtgtgtgtgctgGTACTCTAGTGCCCACGCACCTCTGCATGAGAGCAGAGCGTCCTTGAGGAGGGGTTCCACTTCTCCTGGCTCACCAAAGAAATGGGGCCGGGTGGGTCTTCCAGACACCTGGAAGCAGGATCTCCGCGTCCCGCGGACACTTGCTGTGGCCAGCCTTGGGACTGATGAATGTTCGAAGAGAATACACAGCATCTCTGAGCCCCGGTCGAGCCCCCGCCTCAGGCTCGGGTCCTTGTCCAACCCCCAGGGCGGCTCTCCCTGCCCACACTCTGCCCTGGCCCAGCTGAGCCTGGAAGGGCACTTCCTATCATCCTCCAGCCCCATAGGCCCCATTTGGTCAGCGTCTCTATCCCCGAACTCTCTTCCCCCAAGGGCAGCCCTAGGAAGCTTCAGCTTTGTCAGTTGTGGATTGAGGATTGGGGCAGCTTGAAACCAAAATAAGTAAGCTTCCATGGAAGGTGCTGGGTCTAAGAGCGGGAAACACACACCAAAGTACATCCCGGAGAAGTCCCAGCTGGGACGCTTTCTtgagggaaaagaatgaaattatcattagaAGGTCAGCTCATTGTTGACTGATGGCTCTCGAGCAGCCCAAAGGGAAAGTTCTAATTGCTTTTTACAGTTCAAATCAACACCTTtctggatatatatttttttaacagacactttttattacttttgaaaaaaaaataaagaaaaatctactCCCTCCAGTagcaatataagtatatattttaaccAGATTTCTCAGGCCTTTTTTAATACCTTTAGctatttaactattttgtctAACCCTTCTGTAAATACCCACCTTCCCTCAAGAGCACCGTTGAACATAAACAGCTACACTCCACACCGGAGGCCACCTTTTTGTTCCCGTAGGGATTCCTTCCTGCACTGAGACAACTTGATGGGCCATCTTGGCCATTTCGACCCTTGGGTGGAATGGCAGCTGCCATTCTGGGGGAGGAGCCTGGGAGATGGAGGGGAGGTGGCTGTTCGGGACCGTTTCAGGATCGTCCCATTAAGGTTGCTGGTAAAATGTTTCTAGTCACATAGGACAATGTTTTTTAATGCCTTATAATCACTTCTCTTTTATGTAACTGTCAAATTAAAATTCCTTCTATGCACAGCCAGTCCAGAGAGTCTGCGTTGCGTTTTTCTCAAACTATGCAGCTTATTAGCATTCCGTAAACATAACTTTTCAGTGTAATGGAGAAGCTCCTTGGGAGTTGTTGGCAAATGATGATTTTGATTCACTGAAGCGAGTCCTCCTTGGACTTGCCACTGGTGGCCAAGGAAGGATTTCCTGACTCCCCGTCGGTCATTCCAGTGCCGGGCGGCCCAAGGTCCAACCTTGGATCACTTGTGTTGTCAGAGAGTGGTTAATGCATGTGTGCAGTGCAATGAGAGGCTCTTCTCGGCTTTTCAGCCAGATTCccgaggattttttttttcttttttttttttttttggactcgTACCATGTTGAGTAAAGGAAATGCAAAGGGAGTTGCAATGGGGTAATGTAACTTATTTCAGTCCTTGAAGGTTCTCTGATTCCGTGTGTGAGgagttcttccttttcttccttccttcgccccttttttcttttccctccttcctttctttcctcccagcTGTAGTGGACAAAGAGTTGACCACTCTGTGGCTTCGGCCTCCTCGAGCCTGTAATGTAAGCCTTTCAGTGACAAGCATGAGGTCTGCTGGAGTTGAGTTGGCACAGTGGTAGCCATTTCTGTGTCACAGCAAGTCATTGGAGAGACTGCATGGTGCGGGGTTACCGCCTTGATGATGTTTCTACACAAAGCCAGGGTTGCATCCTGCCATTTCTGAAGGGCCAGAAACAGGCGCACCGTTCTCTAGCAAGGCGGCTGCTGGGAGAGGGGCAAGTTACTGCTGGGTTTCCATTTGTTTTCTAGGTTGGggaaaagaataaggaataagGAAAGGAGAAGCAGGGTTGAAGCATTTCTTGAATTATATTGGCTCCATGCTATCCTTCATGAGCATGAATTTTCTGTCTGTTCTCGCAAAACAGAATCGATTAACTAGTCTTTTTCTAGAGCTGGGATcaacttgtcatttttttaaaaaaatattttggtaattatATTTCAGCAGACTTGGTTTCCTTGGCAATCtgtattttgtgcattttaaaacatgattttgagTGAGAAGGGGTCCACAGGTTGCATCAGGCTGCCACTGGCATCCATAACACAAAAGAATCTCTGCCATATAACAACTAACCAATGCAGGAGACCTTCCTTCGGTTCTTTCCCTGTTTTGTGGACAAACTGTTATAACATTTGAGCCAtcaatctttctgtttttttattttttacgtttcagttttctctttctttacgaACTTAAGCATTATCAACCACAAACATCTTAACGTACAAAGAACTCAAGGGGGTTGTATGTGAAACTGTTGATGGCTTATGTACAACTCATTTGAGAAACTACATTAAATTTAACACATAAGAAAATTGCCTTGTTTGTGTCCCCTTCTGAATTTTGTTCTTCtctaaaaatgcttattgatgtcCCCGGGGCAAGGGGTACATTTTCTGTCACTGGCCCCCTCCCCCTCACGACCCTTCTTGTAACAAGTATAGTGAAAGAAAATGGCGATGAAGTCTTCGTGTTGGAGAGGAGAGTCTGTCTCCTGCATCTCTAGTTTCTCACCCTCTACCAAGAGGTGGGATGAACATTAATCAGCAGCAGTCTTTCCTTACTACATTAATCAGAATTCTAGTCTGAAAATTATTAGCATTGAATAGTTTTTTGAGTGTACATATGAAtgtatggagaatgaatgaagaTACTATGTGCATAGAACCTGCCCTTATGTTCATGTGACTGCTGACCATGCAAAAGCAACATGGTGTTACAAATTAAAGGGCTTcccattctttttccccctccccccaacaaatttattgccttttatttttccaaatacatgcaaagatacttttcatcattcacctttgcaaaattttgtgttccaaatttttctctctcctttcccccatcccctcccgaagataacaagtaattcaatatatgttaaacatgcagtgcttttatacatatttccatattcatcatgttgcataAGAGATATcaaatcaaaaggtgaaagaaaaaaaacaaacaaatcaaaaaaggTGAAGATGCTGTGCTTTGATCATACTCTGCCCCCTCCCAGGCgcctctctgggtgcagagggCTCTA of the Sarcophilus harrisii chromosome 1, mSarHar1.11, whole genome shotgun sequence genome contains:
- the ANKRD13A gene encoding ankyrin repeat domain-containing protein 13A, with protein sequence MSCGSDGPSSQFPLHALVWNNDYRQLEKELDGQNVEALDPRGRTLLHLAVSLGHLESARVLLRHKADVTKENRQGWTVLHEAVSTGDPEMVYTILQHRDYHNTSMALEGVPELLQKILEAPDFYVQMKWEFTSWVPLVSRICPNDVCRIWKSGAKLRVDITLLGFENMSWIRGRRSFIFKGEDSWAELMEVNHDDKVVTTEHFDLSQEMERLTLDSMKPKGREVERRLTSPVINTSLETKNIAFERTKSGFWGWRTDKAEVVNGYEAKVYTVNNVSVITKIRTEHLTEEEKKRYKADRNPLESLLGTVEHQFGAQGDLTTECATANNPTAITPEEYFNEEFDLKDRDIGRPKELTIRTQKFKAMLWMCEEFPLSLVEQVIPIIDLMARTSAHFARLRDFITLEFPPGFPVKIEIPLFHVLNARITFGNVNGCSTAEEPVASMDGGHTDPASLLSHFEVDQSVFEVPESYHVQDNGRNMHLQDEDYEIMQFAIQQSLLESSRSQDVSGLPSNGGLTGPQVYDSQYERAIQESLLTSSNGLRPGALEEARNFDTDLQLAMELSAKELEEQELRLQEEEAQLQEVLRLSLTEK